In Panicum virgatum strain AP13 chromosome 4N, P.virgatum_v5, whole genome shotgun sequence, a single window of DNA contains:
- the LOC120671611 gene encoding protein DETOXIFICATION 52-like, with protein sequence MCTTTPMPPAPPMALVGGKGGHHVYVTVPQRAEGDAAGHCGRQLKCRAVPLPVAGETVREAAALCRLAFPIALTALLLYSRTALSMLFLGSIGDLPLAAGSLAVAFANITGYSVLSGLSLGMDPLCSQAFGANQARLLGLTLYRSVLFLLCCSLPLSALWLNMSKILVFLGQDREITALAQEYILFSLPDLFSFSIIHPLRVYLRSQGITRPLAAAAAAAVLFHVPANYVLVGRLGLGAPGVAAAASASNFVLLGVLLAYVAGRRDAALLAAGPPTVEWLAGWGPLARLAAPSCVSVCLEWWWYEVMILLCGLLPDPKPAVASMGVLMQTTALVYVFPSSLGFGVSTRVGNELGANRPGRARAAAHVAVAGATGMGLAAMSFAAGVRHAWGRMFTADADILRLTAAALPIVGLCELGNCPQTVGCGVLRGSARPTRAAHVNLGAFYLVGMPVAVLLAFGLGVGFVGLWMGLLAAQVCCAGLMLCVVGSTDWEAQARRAQELTSRSPADVERPGAHRSATAAGEGGRPEKGEQAGMERKCYEPLISNSEETMPETV encoded by the coding sequence ATGTGCACCACCACCCCCatgccaccggcgccgccgatgGCGCTGGTCGGCGGCAAGGGCGGCCACCACGTCTACGTCACGGTGCCCCAGCGCGCGGAAGGCGACGCGGCCGGCCATTGCGGCCGCCAGCTCAAGTGCCGAGCCGTGCCCCTGCCGGTGGCAGGGGAGACCgtccgggaggcggcggcgctatgCCGGCTCGCGTTCCCGATCGCGCTGACGGCGCTGCTGCTCTACTCGCGGACGGCCCTGTCCATGCTCTTCCTGGGCTCCATCGGCGACCTCCCGCTGGCGGCCGGGtccctcgccgtcgccttcgCCAACATCACCGGCTACTCGGTGCTGTCTGGGCTCTCGCTCGGCATGGACCCGCTCTGCTCCCAGGCGTTCGGCGCCAACCAGGCGCGCCTGCTCGGCCTCACCCTCTACCGCTCCGTCCTCTTCCTGCTCTGCTGCTCGCTGCCGCTCTCCGCGCTCTGGCTCAACATGTCCAAGATCCTCGTCTTCCTGGGGCAGGACCGCGAGATCACGGCGCTGGCCCAGGAGTACATCCTCTTCTCCCTCCCGgacctcttctccttctccatcaTCCACCCGCTCCGCGTGTACCTCCGATCCCAGGGGATCACGCGCCCGctagccgccgcggccgccgccgccgtcctgttCCACGTGCCGGCGAACTACGTGCTGGTGGGGCGTCTCGGGCTCGGCGCGCCCGgcgtggccgccgcggcgtcggcgtccaACTTCGTGCTCCTCGGCGTGCTGCTCGCGTACGTCGCCGGCCGGCGCGACGCGGCGCTGCTCGCGGCGGGGCCGCCCACGGTGGAGTGGCTCGCCGGGTGGGGCCCTCTCGCGCGGCTGGCCGCGCCGAGCTGCGTGTCGGTGTGCCTGGAGTGGTGGTGGTACGAGGTGATGATCCTGCTGTGCGGCCTCCTGCCGGACCCGAAGCCGGCGGTGGCGTCCATGGGCGTGCTGATGCAGACGACGGCGCTGGTGTACGTGTTCCCCTCGTCGCTGGGTTTCGGCGTGTCCACGCGGGTGGGCAACGAGCTGGGCGCCAACCGCccgggccgcgcgcgcgcggcggcgcacgtcgCCGTGGCCGGCGCGACGGGCATGGGGCTCGCGGCCATGTCGTTCGCGGCCGGGGTGCGCCACGCGTGGGGGCGCATGTTCACCGCCGACGCCGACATCCTCCGGctgaccgccgccgcgctcccgaTCGTGGGGCTCTGCGAGCTCGGCAACTGCCCGCAGACCGTCGGCTGCGGCGTGCTCCGCGGCAGCGCGCGGCCGACGCGCGCCGCGCACGTCAACCTCGGCGCCTTCTACCTGGTGGGCATGCCCGTGGCCGTGCTCCTGGCGTTCGGGCTCGGCGTGGGCTTCGTCGGGCTCTGGATGGGCCTCCTGGCGGCGCAGGTGTGCTGCGCCGGGCTCATGCTCTGCGTCGTCGGCTCCACCGACTGGgaggcgcaggcgcggcgggCGCAGGAGCTGACGTCACGCTCGCCGGCCGACGTGGAGAGGCCCGGGGCCCACAGGTCAGCGACGGCCGCGGGAGAGGGAGGCAGGCCGGAGAAGGGGGAGCAGGCAGGCATGGAGCGGAAGTGCTACGAGCCATTGATCTCCAACAGTGAGGAGACCATGCCTGAAACTGTGTAG